In Candidatus Rokuibacteriota bacterium, the genomic stretch GGCGCTCCTGGGAGCGACCGTGGGCCTGATCGAGGACCTCGCTCCCGGGCCGGTTGGCCTCGACACCCCGGTCTTCATCTACTACATCGAAGAACATCCGCGATTCATTCCCCTTCTTGACCCGCTGTTCGAGGCGATAGACGCTGGGCAGATCGAAGGGGTGACATCCGGGGTCAGCCTTAAAGAGACTCTCGTGGTCCCCTATCGAGCGCATCGTCGTCAATCGCTGTGAAACATGCTAATCTCATGCGTATGAAGACTATCACGGTTCGCGACGTGCGCCAGCGCTGGCCCCAGGCGGAAGCCCTGCTACAGGTGGAGAATGAGCTCCTCGTTACCCGCGACGGCAAGCCCGTGGCGAAGCTCGTCCGGATCGCGCCGGAAAGGCGTCGGCGCAGGCGGTTCGATCTTGCGGAGCACAGGGCCTGGCAGACACGCGTCTTCGGCAAGCGGAAGGTCCTCCGGTGGGTGGATCGAGCGCTTGCCCAAGCCCGGGCTGACCGAACGCCGATCGGCTAGCGCCCCTGGTCTACATCGATACCAGCTCATTGCTGAAGATCCTTCTGCCGGAGCCGGAGAGCGGGGCTGTCCAGGCGGCAGTGGCCGGCGAGGAGCTCGTCGTGCTTTCTACCCTGGCGGAGTTGGAGGCCGAAGTCCAGCTGCGTGCCGCCTGGCTCGGTGGTGCCGTGACCAGGACCCAGTATCGCCGGCTCACCGCACGGCTGCGCAACCTGGGACAGCGCGAGCCATTCGAGGTTCGCCAGTTGCCGGGTCGTGTCTTCTCGACTGCGCTCCGTCAGCACCGTGAGCGGGAGCGGCCCCACGCGCGGACCCTGGACCGACTCCATCTGGCCGCGATGGAAGAACTCGGGGTGCACCGGCTTATGACCCACGACGTAGCCCAGGCCGGGGCCGCGAGAGCCGCCCGCTACGCCGTTGTGACGCCAGGGCGCTGACTCCGGGCCGTCCGGGGCCGCGCCCGTTTCCCCCTGGCTTTGAGCAGGCCGCGGATGTACGAGGCCTCGCCGGCGTGCTGATGCGCGTCCGCCAGGACGCTGACGATTCGAACGCCGACGGTCGGCAGCGGCTGCTGCCAGGGCTCTTCTAGCTCGCGGTCGAGATCGGAAGGGGTCAGGGACGCCAGATACTGCTTGGTCCGCTCGACGACCGCCCGCAAGTAATCGAGCTGGACCCTGGCGCTGGGAGACCTGAAGGCCCTCACCTGCTCCGGAGTGTCTCCGTATCCGGTGTCGTCCGGGTCGGCAGGGCGCTTGAACTTCGTATGCCAGCCGTTCTTGATCCAGAGTTGCTCGGCCCCCATGAGGTCAGCGATCTGGCTGTCCTGGACGCGCGTCAGGTGCCAGACCGTCCAGCCGAGGCTGTTGCACTCGCGGTGCGGCTGCCGGTCGAGGTCGGCCATGCGCAGACCGGCCAGCACCTCCTCGATGAGGTCAGGCAATCGGTCATAGCCATCGACGATCAGTTCCCGCCATTCCACGGTCTTCTCCCGAATCCCTCTAAGCCCGACCGGCGAACGGTCATCTCGCGCAGCGGAAGCCGATGTGGCGGTGGCCGACGGCGACCGCGCGGGAGAATCCGGCGCGGAACGCGGCGCGGAGCTTCTCCGGTGTGGAGTCGAAGACGTGGTCGCCGCCCCGGGTCACGCGCTCGCCCCGGGCATCGGGATCCTCCCGTCCGTCGTCGGGGC encodes the following:
- a CDS encoding DinB family protein, which gives rise to MEWRELIVDGYDRLPDLIEEVLAGLRMADLDRQPHRECNSLGWTVWHLTRVQDSQIADLMGAEQLWIKNGWHTKFKRPADPDDTGYGDTPEQVRAFRSPSARVQLDYLRAVVERTKQYLASLTPSDLDRELEEPWQQPLPTVGVRIVSVLADAHQHAGEASYIRGLLKARGKRARPRTARSQRPGVTTA